In Alteromonas naphthalenivorans, one DNA window encodes the following:
- the rsgA gene encoding small ribosomal subunit biogenesis GTPase RsgA has protein sequence MAKKPKLTHRQKRQVAANRSKRLQDKHGDNKQTSVDESQLMSGVVTGRFGKHADVEDAEGNVSRCHIRRTVDSVVCGDKVLFSKGDDADSGSVRGVIEIVNDRHSVLTRPDFYDGIKPIAANIDKIIVVSATLPSLSTHIIDRYLVACEDIGITPFIVLNKVELLSQSERETINQQLKVYNDLGYEVLFTSCKTGEGIDELNAYLDNNVSVFVGQSGVGKSSLINKVLPGADILTGEVSDNSGLGQHTTTAAKLLHLPAGGDLIDSPGVREFGLWHIPTERITWGFIEFRDYLGGCKFRDCKHLNDPGCILREAVEEGKINAERFASYHKILTTMDEQRPSHSQPPGA, from the coding sequence GTGGCGAAAAAACCAAAACTTACACACAGACAGAAACGCCAAGTCGCAGCTAACAGAAGCAAACGGCTGCAAGATAAGCATGGTGACAATAAGCAAACGTCGGTAGATGAAAGCCAACTGATGAGCGGCGTTGTGACGGGTCGCTTTGGTAAACATGCCGATGTTGAAGACGCCGAGGGCAATGTGTCACGATGTCATATCCGCCGTACAGTAGACTCTGTGGTATGTGGTGATAAAGTACTATTCAGTAAAGGCGACGATGCCGACTCTGGCAGTGTACGTGGTGTTATCGAAATAGTTAACGATCGCCATTCAGTCCTCACCCGCCCCGACTTTTACGACGGCATAAAGCCCATTGCGGCCAATATCGATAAAATTATTGTGGTAAGCGCCACCCTTCCATCACTCTCTACGCACATTATCGACCGCTATTTAGTGGCCTGTGAAGACATTGGTATTACGCCGTTTATTGTTTTAAACAAAGTGGAGCTCCTTTCACAAAGCGAAAGAGAAACCATTAACCAACAATTAAAGGTTTATAACGATTTAGGTTATGAAGTACTTTTCACCAGCTGCAAGACCGGTGAAGGTATTGATGAGCTTAATGCCTATCTTGATAACAATGTAAGTGTTTTCGTAGGTCAGTCGGGTGTAGGGAAATCTAGCTTAATTAATAAAGTATTACCTGGTGCCGACATACTTACCGGTGAAGTATCAGATAACTCAGGCTTAGGCCAACACACCACTACCGCAGCCAAACTACTACACTTACCGGCTGGCGGTGATTTAATAGATTCTCCAGGCGTCCGTGAATTTGGCTTATGGCACATTCCTACCGAGCGCATTACCTGGGGCTTTATTGAATTTAGAGATTACTTAGGTGGCTGTAAATTCCGTGACTGCAAACACCTTAACGACCCTGGCTGCATACTTCGGGAAGCCGTAGAAGAAGGTAAAATTAATGCCGAGCGTTTTGCTAGCTACCACAAAATATTAACCACCATGGACGAGCAACGTCCGAGCCACAGCCAACCACCTGGCGCATAA
- the orn gene encoding oligoribonuclease, which translates to MTKHDSNLVWIDMEMTGLDPETCVVMEIATIVTDAQLNVLAEGPVIAVHQPDDVLDNMDEWCTRVHGETGLTARCRASSVNEAEAARQTMAFLSDYVDAGKSPLCGNTIGQDRRFMVKYMPELEDYFHYRSIDVSSVKELIKRWKPEVLDGFDKKGVHLALDDIRESIEEMRYYREKVFTI; encoded by the coding sequence ATGACAAAGCACGACAGTAATTTAGTGTGGATTGATATGGAGATGACAGGGCTCGATCCAGAGACTTGTGTGGTGATGGAAATTGCAACCATAGTGACAGATGCACAGCTAAATGTGCTTGCTGAAGGCCCCGTTATTGCAGTGCATCAGCCTGATGATGTACTTGATAATATGGATGAGTGGTGCACCCGTGTACACGGTGAAACTGGGCTTACTGCACGTTGTCGAGCCAGTTCGGTGAATGAAGCTGAAGCCGCCCGTCAAACAATGGCGTTTTTATCTGACTATGTTGATGCCGGTAAATCTCCCTTGTGCGGAAACACTATAGGGCAAGACAGACGCTTTATGGTGAAGTACATGCCAGAGCTAGAAGATTACTTTCATTACCGCAGTATTGATGTGAGCAGCGTAAAAGAGCTGATTAAGCGATGGAAGCCAGAAGTATTAGATGGATTTGATAAAAAGGGTGTTCACCTAGCCCTTGATGATATTCGAGAGTCTATTGAAGAAATGCGCTACTATCGTGAGAAAGTGTTCACGATTTAA
- a CDS encoding DUF4442 domain-containing protein codes for MSVPNPLRNFAKKANTYPTWLRQRMLTWMFRYKVKLTGTVSIDILETDLKSVTFRQKNYKKAQNHIGSVHAAAMALLAESSTGFVVGVNLPGDKLPLIKEMNFKYVKRAQGDMHAVAHLTDEQIALMQTQEKGEVTVAVKVTDAQGIEPVLCEMIWAWVPKSRK; via the coding sequence ATGTCCGTACCAAACCCGTTGCGCAACTTTGCGAAAAAAGCCAATACCTATCCAACATGGCTTCGCCAACGCATGTTGACTTGGATGTTCCGCTACAAAGTGAAACTAACGGGCACGGTCAGTATCGATATTCTGGAAACCGATTTGAAATCGGTAACGTTTCGTCAAAAAAACTACAAGAAAGCACAAAATCATATTGGCAGTGTGCATGCGGCTGCAATGGCATTGCTAGCGGAGTCTTCTACGGGCTTTGTAGTTGGAGTTAACCTTCCTGGTGACAAGTTACCGCTGATTAAAGAAATGAATTTTAAATATGTGAAGCGCGCACAGGGCGATATGCATGCAGTAGCGCACCTTACCGATGAACAAATAGCGTTAATGCAAACTCAAGAGAAAGGTGAAGTTACGGTAGCGGTTAAAGTAACCGATGCTCAAGGTATCGAGCCTGTTCTGTGTGAAATGATTTGGGCTTGGGTGCCTAAAAGCAGGAAGTAG
- a CDS encoding tetratricopeptide repeat-containing sulfotransferase family protein, whose amino-acid sequence MTDKQQYFSVATTAISKRDYTSAHKACVEVIQAFGDEPHAYFLLGIIHIEIGQINKAVKLLEKSNGIEARPLTYAYLAKCFALIGDLNLAQAAAKHAPPTSLTRALDLDTVGVALSRVGDHEGALSYFKRALSINNDNPQFHYNYGVSSKFAGSFTQARDHFEQAISLNPNFYQAHFALSDLGGITVEKNHINRLLDASRTCDKHVEGRLHIGHALAKEYEALGQYDEAFEALQYAKAPKQQASQDALADYEMLFDYLQQQADSPCGSANKNLIKSIQAHGAQDSSPIFVIGMPRSGTTLVERILSHHSQVASGGELQDFGVAVKSLANTPSQHVLDLDTLKAAENLNMQEIGECYLARTAYLKQDGQRLVDKLPFNFFYVDLIRRALPNAKIICLMRDPMDTCVGNYRQLFSIHSPYYAYAYDLNVVGRFYLRFKKVMEAWAQKFPGNVHIQSYEALAINPSEEVPKLLSFCDLAWEEQCLHVERNTLPVSTASKVQVREAINTRSIGRWKHYEAHTLTLQKLLGYC is encoded by the coding sequence ATGACAGATAAACAGCAGTATTTCAGTGTGGCTACCACAGCCATTAGCAAAAGAGACTATACGTCAGCACACAAAGCTTGCGTAGAGGTTATACAAGCTTTTGGCGACGAACCCCATGCTTATTTTCTTCTGGGTATCATCCACATTGAAATCGGGCAAATTAATAAAGCGGTAAAGTTGTTAGAAAAATCGAATGGTATAGAAGCCAGACCGCTCACCTATGCCTATCTCGCTAAATGCTTTGCATTAATTGGCGATCTTAATCTTGCTCAAGCCGCTGCTAAACACGCCCCACCCACGTCACTCACCCGAGCGCTTGATTTAGATACGGTTGGGGTAGCGCTAAGTAGAGTAGGCGATCACGAAGGGGCACTTTCTTACTTCAAGCGCGCCTTATCTATTAATAATGACAATCCACAGTTTCATTATAACTATGGCGTCAGTAGTAAGTTCGCCGGTAGTTTTACTCAAGCCAGAGACCATTTCGAGCAAGCTATTTCACTGAATCCCAATTTTTATCAGGCGCATTTTGCGCTGTCTGATTTAGGGGGGATCACAGTTGAGAAAAATCATATCAATCGTTTGCTGGACGCATCACGAACTTGCGACAAGCATGTGGAAGGACGACTACATATTGGCCATGCACTAGCAAAAGAATATGAAGCATTAGGGCAATACGATGAGGCTTTTGAAGCACTACAGTACGCCAAAGCGCCGAAGCAGCAGGCTAGTCAAGACGCCTTGGCTGATTATGAAATGTTATTCGATTATCTACAGCAGCAGGCGGATAGCCCGTGTGGAAGCGCTAATAAGAACTTGATTAAAAGTATTCAAGCACATGGCGCCCAAGACAGCTCGCCAATTTTTGTAATAGGTATGCCCCGTTCCGGCACTACCTTGGTAGAGCGTATTTTAAGCCACCATAGTCAAGTGGCTTCAGGCGGTGAACTGCAAGATTTTGGGGTGGCAGTAAAATCGCTGGCCAACACGCCCTCACAACATGTACTTGATTTAGACACCCTAAAAGCAGCGGAAAACCTTAATATGCAAGAAATTGGGGAGTGCTACCTAGCGCGAACCGCGTATCTTAAGCAAGACGGGCAACGTTTAGTCGACAAGCTGCCGTTTAATTTCTTTTATGTTGATCTTATTCGTCGTGCTTTACCGAATGCCAAAATCATTTGCTTGATGCGTGACCCTATGGATACCTGTGTGGGCAATTATCGCCAACTATTTTCTATTCATAGCCCTTACTACGCTTATGCTTATGATTTGAATGTCGTTGGACGTTTTTACTTACGATTTAAAAAGGTAATGGAAGCGTGGGCGCAGAAATTTCCTGGCAACGTACATATTCAGTCTTACGAAGCCTTGGCGATAAACCCTAGTGAAGAAGTCCCCAAATTACTTTCGTTTTGTGATTTAGCCTGGGAAGAGCAGTGTCTGCATGTAGAGCGGAACACCTTGCCAGTATCTACCGCGAGTAAAGTTCAAGTTCGAGAAGCGATTAATACCCGTTCGATTGGTCGCTGGAAACATTATGAAGCACACACGCTTACCCTCCAAAAATTGTTAGGGTATTGTTAA